In Syngnathus typhle isolate RoL2023-S1 ecotype Sweden linkage group LG13, RoL_Styp_1.0, whole genome shotgun sequence, the sequence TCATATGACTTTGTGACCCACTCTTTTCTTCTCCTCTAAAAAGCACATCGAACGGCCGGATTATGTCGCAAATGGACTCGTCCCGGAATGGCCCGACTATATTGAACTAAAAAACGCAGAGCAAATCCAAGGCCTGGCCAGAGCGTGTCGCCTCGCTCGACATGTGCTGCTGCTTGCCGGACAAAGTCTGAAAGTAAGCGTACGCGCGCACTTCTGGCTAGCAGATTTGAAATCACGACTTTTCGTTACTTTTCGTTTCAGGTGGGTATGACAACAGATGAAGTCGACTTCGTGGTACATCAGGAGATCGTCCGGCACGACGCGTACCCCTCCCCTCTCAGATACGGAGGCTTCCCAAAATCCGTTTGTACTTCAGTCAACAACGTGGTGTGTCACGGCATACCTGACAGGTAAATGATGACCTTCATTACGGACAACGAAAAAGAACTTTCATGAATACGCCCACCCGCAGTCGGCCACTTCAAGACGGCGACATTATCAACATCGACGTGACTGTAAGCGAGCCGCAAAAGATACGTCTCGCCACGATCGGTCTGAGCGACGCTCATCCCCTTTGTTTCCCCGCTAGGTGTATTTGGAGGGTTACCACGGCGATACGTCGGAAACCTTCTTGGTGGGCGAGGTGGATGAGGTCGGGCGGCGATTGGTGGAAACGGCCAAGCTTTGCAGAGACCGCGCCATCGCCGCCTGTAAACCGGGAGCGCGGCTTTGCG encodes:
- the metap1d gene encoding methionine aminopeptidase 1D, mitochondrial isoform X2, whose amino-acid sequence is MKSHSHNVVRPATVRPAYAVPKHIERPDYVANGLVPEWPDYIELKNAEQIQGLARACRLARHVLLLAGQSLKVGMTTDEVDFVVHQEIVRHDAYPSPLRYGGFPKSVCTSVNNVVCHGIPDSRPLQDGDIINIDVTVYLEGYHGDTSETFLVGEVDEVGRRLVETAKLCRDRAIAACKPGARLCVIGNTISEIAQANGFQVCPYFIGHGIGSYFHCYPEIWHHANDNDATMDEGMTFTIEPILMEGCAEFHILKDKWTAVSADDKRSAQFEHTVVITYDGVEILTQLPEEAHN